DNA sequence from the Cottoperca gobio chromosome 10, fCotGob3.1, whole genome shotgun sequence genome:
GGCGATAAGCtcatggaggaagaggagggagccTGTGGTAAAAAGTCTCTCATATTCTGCCTCTAGAcctgggggagggggggacagCTCCATGTTATCTAGACCCTGTGGACGAAAAGAGTCAACATATAGTCTGTATGATTATCAAGCTATGAgagacccctttcacattataatgtgaaatataagatagaatataaaaatataaaaaggtccATCAGGAATATATTTCAGGAGCAGCATGGAAGCTGAATGGTTACAGCACACGCCACCGAACCAAAGCATGCTGTAGCCCTGATCGGCATTGTATTTTGACCCCTTTTATGCACAAGAAATTCCCAAGGCTTCTCAAAACCGACAGCACTCTGGTGTTATGGCTTAGAAGTCttgaaaagcactatataaattaaatgtattattattattattattattattattattattattattattattattacagaacACTAATGCTAATAAAATGGCTCTGAAGTTCAAAGTCCATCATGCAACACACATTGTAGTTGTTCATTTCCATAATATAGCATTCTTTACTGTCCATAATGTCTAGTTAGCTGCAAAATAAAGTGATATAAAGATACTCACAGACATGCTGATGACAGGTCTCTTCACTCAGCAGAAGTGGACTTTGGTTATGGACTTACTTTGGTCACTGTTTGAACAGGGCGATGTTTGTATGCAGAGTTTAAAGTTCAATAAAGATGCTGTACATCGACATTTGAGGCTATTTAAACAAATATGCCCTATACTAGCAATTTGGCCAAATTGGTAATAGGCGGGCCAGAGGCGCAGGTCAGAGGCGGGTCAGAGTCTAAGAACAATCTGGCCCTGAGCCCATGTGAGCTGATGAGGGGGGAGTGGCTGGATGGTGAGATGGAGGAGGTTGGATGGTGAAGTGGAGGTGGGGTGAGTGGAGTACTGAGATGTGTCTAATTGGAATGGTTTTTTACAGACATGGAGAGGTGTAGTTCTGCTGGGTGCCAGCACATGAGGGGGTAAAAGCGAATTGCATTGCAAAGGGAAATGACAATAACAGTTCCACTtggaaaaggagaaggaaaatCAATGATTAAGAAGAAAGGAATGGAAATGTTGCATATTTCCATTCTTTTCCTTTGGAAGACCAGAAACGAACCAAATATTTCCTGTCTTTAGTCACTAAAGGTTGGTGAGAAGAATTTAAAATAAGTTAAATCATGaatatataaacagtaaaataacatGATATTACACACTCTTgtacagtaggtggcggtattTACGATCcgccaaaaaaaacaagagaagaagacgaTGTGTTTCCGTATCCGCCCTACGCCACTTTAATGTTGACAGCTAGGGTTGCCGGAGGTGTGAGTAGCGGTGCAAATACATTAATGAAAAGTCATGGAAGACAAGGCAGAGATACAAGAAGCAATTCAAATCCAAGGTGAAGTCGTTCGGAAGTTAAAGTCCGAGAAGGCGAGCAAAGAGCAGGTCAGTATTCAGAGTAAGCAGTGATCTTTAATGGTGAAGTTCAGGCTTGTTAACATGCGGTGAACAGCATGTCCGTTTGGGATGTGACAAAACAGGGTTGCTAGTAGCTAGCCAGCCAGCCCCGATACACGTAAGATAATGCTAGATGAACATAATACATAGCCTACTGTATGGCTAACTGGAAATCCCCAGACCAAAAACTTGattaactttctcttttttcactttctttaataCTGTTACGCATTTGAATGAAACTCCCATTATAAAATCAATCAGCTGTTATTTTGAAACTAGGAACTTTTTCCTCTGACATTTATGTGCCGAATAAATAAGAAGACGTCAATCATTTATAAAACTTCCCTTGTTATATTGTACGTGTTCAGTAATAAGTGAGTCAATAATAAATAGCTCTAAATGTGGGCGATAAGTAGAGTATGTTGTATGCTCTACGTACTGGGGCCACATCAGCTGCTTAAAAATGCCCATTTCAGATAGAAGGGACTGTTTGTCACTTTTGTCCTACCAGTGTTTTCACTCTAGCCGAACCTGCTAACCGCTATCTTTAAGTTGCCTCAAAATGAACCTCTAACCTCCTTCGTTCTGTCGACTAGCTTGTTAGTGCTAACTATCCGAGTTGTATTGAATTGACAgaagcaaaaaccaaacagcgtttgtacattttatttgcacAGGGAGGTTTTTCGACAACTCTGTCACGATTGGTTTTAATATTATCtttatgcatttaaatgttatattttgtatcaaaaATGTGTAAGGATAGGTTAGCTGATGCAATAACTTGCAGGCAGGCGTTGTCCGAAATGTGGAGGAACCTGtgacaattacattttaaaagtgtgtagCTTCAGATGCTATTCGACCATTTATGACATATGACATCACACCACATACATTTTATGTGGTTTGATTGGAACAGAATTTCACACCATTAAGTCATGACCATGTGACAGTAAGCCAGCATTTACAATACCATTCACCATGGATATATGTCCCTGCCCCAGTGTGTTGCCCTTTACAGCAGATACTTTCGATGCTATTGCCAGTATGATACCTGCGTGTCTGTACCAATATCACAAAGACACTTTTCAGATGCCTCACATtaagaaacattaaaatattatttaacaaaagatagacaaaaacacttttttaatgGAACTTTTCATAATTGACAGTTCTCAAATTGTTttaggaaaaaaataaacacgTAACTAAGGTTTTAAATGTGAGAAGTTTTAAAATTCTGGACACCCTAGATGCCCtatgcactgtgtgtgtctgtgtatgtgtgtggggcTTCTTTGGTTGACTTGCTCTCATGTGATCTCATGTTCTATCCTCCACGctgtggtgatgatgatgatgatgatgatgatgatgatgatgatgatgatgcgtCATGCCTTGCCCTCCCTAGTGCTAGGGTTGCTTACCACTTTTCTCCTGTTCTTCCTGTTGGACCCTGGATGACCTCGGCCTGCATTACCCTTCATCCCCATCATCCACCTCACCGTCTGGTGAATCCATCCCTCCTGGACATCATTGATCAACTCACTTCCTGGATCTACTTCTACTGACCATTGTGATTGGCTCCTGTGGCTGTCCCTGTACAATACCACAACTTTTTCCTGTCCAATTTCTGGACTTATTTTTTTCTATGCATGCTGTGGGATGAACGTGCTGGCCATGTTTTGTGTTCGTGCTTGCTCTGGTCTGGTGGGCTTTCGGACTGCGACACGTGTCCGATCTCTGCATTCTTTCCCTGGGATCACTGTGGATCAGGTAGGCCTCTGCTGGAGGTGTGTGTAATGAAATGTCGTCTGTGTTAGGATCGACCGATTATCGGCTGAAATACTCAGCATTTTTTCGATTATTGGAATCACTATGAACCCTGACTGCAGTGGAAGCCGCTCCGGTGAGCGAGGTGTGTTCCGAACGTAAGGCAGCCGATATTGCTGAAGTTGCAATAAACATCACACTCCTCTACACTGAAGTTGGAAAAAACACCAATGTTTGGTGACGTTCTGCCGTCGCAGGAAAAGAAACTGCAGGGCAGTGAGGGTACAGACATTTCATAGAGCAGATGTTTATAGAGCAGACTGTTCATTCACCCGGCGGTGGTCCCGCGCATATGAGTCACTGTCTTGTTGGATGCACTTAAGAAAAGCTCTAACAATGCACAAAAAATTGTCATTTACAGCATTTAATTAAACGTATGCTTAAAGACTTTTAACTACGTTTAGTCACAGTTTGTGATTATAATATTAAGATAATATATCGGTCGATACCTAGTGTGTAGTTTTTCAAGTTTACTGCTAAAGTTGACCATCGCAGTAAGACATTTATGTAGGAAAACTAGTGTTCACACATTTGTTATGTGTATATAATGCAGATTGATGAAGAGGTATCCAAACTGCTGCAGCTGAAGGCTCGGATAGGAGGAGATGATGGCAAACACCAGTTTGTTCTCAAGACTGCAAAGGTAAGACCACAGTGCTGCTGTATTCAAACACACGCATGcttttactgtacatgcacaagACTGtttgaatagaaaataaaaagtattccCACCTGGTTGTACAATACGATCTGTATCTGGATATCTTCATATCTTGAATATCTATTTGTACAAGGAGGAACACAACGCACACGCTGCAATCTGGCTCACATTGTGATCAGATCTGTCTGGTGTAAAGGACTTCCATATAGTTTGAACCCATTCTGAAGAACAAATCCACCCAACATGTTCCAAGGGCATGTAACTTCACTTCTTGCTGCTATCTCAATCTGCATGGGAAACGGCTACAGACAGCAGGGCTGAATCTCCTGAAACAACATCCAGTGAATAAAAACTCTTTCAATGTACAATCCATATGGGTAGAATGTGCACCTATCCTTTAATCCTTTAACCTGATCCCcgttattcaaatgtaattaatgcAGAAACCATCCAAATAAAGACTTGCAGCAAGCCAATCTCCTCCATGATATGATGTTATTTTAAAGGTTACAATCTAACTTCATTAATCATaaaaaaccatcagttattaaaaaaaacaactatagttaacctgtttatgttttatgttgtagtagtttgtcatatttattgtagtttttagtTCTTTATATTGTggattgtattctacagctatatctCTCttttctagtgttgatatatttactgtgtatttattactcgtctgtctgtctgtctgaaagtCAGTTCAGTGCAGCTTGGTTAAACCAAGCTgctgaaaccaaaacaaactatgaaagcgtgcagggatcatggatgtgatgTTGAACCCGAGTCTGCTTGAgtgaggcagctgtacttcttctctctgtactgaggcagactgcagctacagtgactcactgtcacctctagaggaacaagtggtattacagactggacggagcgcagctagctgttagaaATAGACATTTGTGACATAACGTCATCACGGTTACCACTCCACATTCTGTtaataatgttagttcattgttttaatgtttttaaattctggcatatcttacacattgaacctttaatacaTATGCATGCAAACATGACTTCTGAAACCCAATAACcagagccttttttttttttttttttacctataATTTACACCAGAATATCTccaatcacatttattttttcatcttcAGTTAACATGATGATAAGCAGTAACTGACACTAAGTGATTTACTTCTTACCAGTTTATTCTCTACAACCCTGCTGATGGATGCACACCTAGTTCACAGATGtctttgaaacatttgaaaaatcacTTGACAGTCGGAATGAAACTCAGcaattgtttttctctgtcagGGAACGAGGGACTACAACCCCAAGCAGATGGCCATCAGAGAGAAAGTGTTCAACACCATCACCGGCTGCTTCAAACGCCACGGAGCAGAAACCATCGACACGCCTGTTTTTGAACTAAAGGTGGATTttcatatcaaataaaaacaaaatcatatttcTTAGTTTTCAGTCACGTGGCTGCTAGGAACTGCATAGCTACAGTACTATGTTAAAGGTTCAGCGTTAACAACCCACAAGCAAAGAACTCTTCATCGTCAAAGCGTAGACGAATTAGCTACCTCATGTTGGTTGCATGGGAGTGCAATGAGCCGTGACTTGTCTCGCATAAATCCACCATCTCTTCTCCGTTCTGTAGAAACGCAGCCAGGCTTGTGCTTCAGTTTGTGCATCCGATTGAACAACAACTGACATTTTGACTAACAGTGAGGTGGAAGGCAGCTTCGTTGTGCCCTCCAGGGCCCAAAGGGCCGTGACGTCACATGAGAACTATGATTTGAACACgtttgaaaacataaacatctCAAACATGTTACCTTGTGATCTCCTGTGGTGTGTAGGAAACATTGACTGGGAAGTATGGAGAAGACTCCAAGCTCATCTACGACCTGAAGGACCAAGGAGGAGAGCTGCTGTCCCTCAGATATGACCTCACTGTATCCTTTTGACTTCctcatcagtgtttcccctagccccccccccccccccccccccccccccaagacgAGTGTTTTACTTCCATTAGGGTTCATTGCTATTCTTAGCTAAAGGCCGACTACAGTGAGAACATTCTATTTTATCGACTTTAAAGGTTTTTCTCCAAAACCTTAATTTCATTTAACAAAATGCGTCAGTGTTTGATGTTGTCTTCTCACAAGCAGCCATATCATAACGCTCTGCAATGAACACAATGATCTTTTAGATCAGAAAACAagcccatctctctctctctctctctctctctttgtctctgtctctctctgtcagtctgtaaaGAGTGTTGTTCCTGACCTGCCGTCTTTCAGGTGCCCTTTGCCCGCTACCTGGCGATGAACAAGATAACCAACATCAAGCGGTACCACATCGCTAAAGTCTACCGCCGCGATAACCCCGCTATGACCAGAGGACGCTACCGAGAGTTCTACCAATGTGTGAGTCATCCTCAGATACATCAGCACGTTCCACCTACTGGCTGACTTATTAGATCTTTTGGAAACTTTGCTGGTTTATTTcacttgaatgaatgaatgtttcaGGATTTTGACATAGCGGGGCAGTACGACGGCATGATTCCAGATGCTGAATGTCTGAAGATCGTCCATGAAATCCTCAGTGAGCTAGACCTCGGAGACTTCCGTATCAAGGTTTGTCATGTCCAGTCAGTGAAATGTCCAGATGAAACTTTATCAGTAACCACGTCCTCCATGTGCAGGTCAACGACAGACGCATCCTCGATGggatgtttgctgtgtgtggagtTCCAGATGACAAGTTCCGCACCATCTGTTCAACAGTGGATAAACTGGACAAGGTATGTGCACATACCTTTTCTAGCTTTTCAGATTCCGCAAACCCCCGCACTAATTTCTAGGAGATTGAGAAAGATGTGTAGACCATGCTCTACAAAGGCCACACTTTGAGACTAAACAGACATACAGTGCTTATAGTTGGTCTGAAACCTCTGTTATTTTACCTTCTCTCTGTCATTCATCCAAATCTGGCTTTGACTCATCTCCCTATGTTTTCCAAACACAGATGCCCTGGGAGGACGTGAGGAAGGAGATGGTGACTGAGAAGGGCTTGTCAGAGGAGGCTGCTGACCGGATTGGAGAGTACGTCAGTTTGCAGGGTGAGACTTTCTCCCAACAGCCTGTCCTGTCAGCTGCTTCAAGCTTCTAATGTGATGATTGGTGCTTCGGTTCGTCTTCTATGGCATTTCATTAAATACCTTTTTGGTTTTGGGCTGTGGGATGGGAAAAATGAGTTTGAAAAAGTAAACTTTAGTTTTTGGAAATTGTGAATGCCATTGATTACTATTTTCTTTTCCAATTTAAAATTCCAAACAATAAATGCAtgaatagagaaaataataagcATATTTACTAGGAGTCGCTGACAGTGATGAGAGCCACAGACTGCAGCTCCACAGAGCTTTGTAACCTCTTTGCTCATTATGTTGGTTGTATGGCTCACAACTTTCACCCTCATCAAACTGCTCTCCAGCAGCTGATCGCATCAAGCCCACTCTGCCCTCAACCAAGCTAGAGAGTGAATACTGGACTTTATTCGTGAGGCGGACACAAGGGATCAATGTAGTTCTgtttctgctggatgtgtgaagAGGAAGCTGTTTATGTTGCAGGTGGAATGGAGTTAGCGGAGCGCCTACTTCAGGATCAGAGGATGTCCCAGAGTAAGCAGGCCTGTGCTGGCCTGTCTGACATAAAGCTGCTCTTCAGCTACCTGCAGCTCTTCCAGGTCACAGATAAGGTGACATGCTGTTATTTGCAAAAAGAATTACAGTGAAGACATTGTTTTTATGTACTTCATCATACCTTCTACTTctgactttgttgtttttgtccccTGTTGACCTGGTACCTTTTCTATCTTTGCTCCATCATCTCCAGGTGGTGTTTGACCTCAGTCTGGCCCGGGGTCTGGATTATTACACAGGAATCATTTATGAGGCGGTACTGACTCAGGCAGGTGTGGCTCTGGGCTCCACTGAAGCCCAGAATGGGTCAGGTGCAGAGGAGAGTGTGAGCGTGGGCAGCGTGGCTGGCGGCGGTCGATACGACGGCCTAGTGGGCATGTTTGACCCCAAGGGCAGGAAAGTGCCGTGTGTGGGCGTCAGCATCGGCATCGAGAGAATCTTCTCAATCATGGAGCAAAAGGCTGAGGTAATGGTCGGCTCAGAGCTGTCAGACAATCTGTTTTATTGATAAGTTGTAGATGTCAGACTGTAACAGTGCTGTGTTGTTCAGGCCTCAGCACAGAAGGTCCGTACCACAGAGGTACAGGTCATGGTGGCGTCTGCTCAGAAGAACCTGCTGGAGGAGAGACTCAAACTCCTCACTGAGCTCTGGAATGCTGGCATTAAGGTGTGTGCGGTTTATTTTGGACTTGCAGGTGTTACAAATTGCGagctttgtttcttcttcacttccacagtgtgtgtgtgtgtgtgtgtgtgtgtgtgtcgatacCTGCCTAAAGTATCTCCATACTGAAAGGATGCCACGGCTAAAACATCAGGAAAAGTAATGGAATAATAGATGACAGAACATGgaacttaattaattaaataaaacaaatgctttAGACAATTGTAGTGCAGTGTGTTCATATGTTTTAAAGAGGAAGTCTTCATTAAGAAGTGCCAGCAGTACCGTCATCTTTTATTGAGTTTCCTCTAAACTAGTGAATTTACACTGTGGGTGGGGCTAAGacgttactgtgtgtgtgcaacaaccCATCATGCAGCACATAAACTGATCAGCTGATAACCGTCCGGCTACAACCGGTGTCCGATATCTGCTTCTACTCACAATGtgatttaatgtgtatttatctgCTTGTtacttgtttgcttgtttgtccCAGCTGTCAGCCCTTCACGCTGTACGCTAGATTATAAAATTGCTTCTGTATTTGATCAAAATGAGGTCAAAGTGATCACAAGCAAAAGGGTCTACAACACCCACTTTCTATGTTGACAGGAAGTTAAAAGACAAGTATATATTGGGTGCTTTCATTATGGCTATAAAGGCAGTGCATTCTTAAATGAGTGGCAAgtttctttgtgttgctgtCATATTTTCTAGTACTGGCAGTGGTGGACATTTGTTTCAGTGTCGGTACTTTTTTGCGGTGGATGGCTTGAAGTATGTGATCTGGGAGAGAGGGAGTAACTCGGAAAGATCTTTTTGAAGgctgtattttaaaatattgatattttggTTTGGATCTGTTCTAAGATACAGTGCTGTCATTTAAAAACCACTTTTCATTATTAAGActaatgctgtgtgtttgtgcatgatgTTTTCAGGCGGAGGTAATGTACAAGAAGAACCCCAAACTGCTGAGTCAGCTGCAGCACTGTGAGGACTCTGGGATCCCCCTGGTGGCCATACTGGGGGAACAGGAGCTGAAGGATGGAGTGGTGAAACTCCGTGTCGTGGCCACCAGAGAGGAGGTAtctcaaaaacattttaatgaattaaagtttttattgttCGATTGCTCCCAGAAAGGACAATAAGTGTGCATCATGAAAATAtctaaaaaataacaataaaacattacagcaTCATCACCCACCAGCCAGTACAGTTGGGTGGATTTCTGGTTTTGCTGGTCCAGTCCAGTGTTGGAGCTAAAGCTGGTTTGATTTTATGCAAACTGTCTGAACCAGCCTAGCACAGGGGTTCTCAAGGGGGAGCtagtaattcataaacacacgcccttcgcgaaacagagcagaggagaagactcagacttgttcctttgtgctcatttattgttggatcacttaagagcgcaaattgtttcacatttctgaggctgctgtgcttaacaccggttacagtttgaatgtctgaccctgattggctgcagtccatgacactgattaaagtttgaatctcaaacttcttactgttgctgtttaacactcctgaataaaatgtctttgttttttccctgtaaaaacaacaacagattatttgaatatttattattatttagaaatgttattatataacttaaatctcagagaattaataatgtaatatagcagcctaataacaagaaaaataatataagaatttaaatacaaaattaatataatcaatatgtaatataaatgataaatactaagaataataatataaaacagaataataataataagcattgAAATACAATTAGCctgcattttatttgatgggggggggtaAGGGACCTGGACAATGGGTAGGGGGGCGCTGGcagaaaaggttgagaaccaaccaggtacatctcaataaattagaatatcgtggaaaagttatttcactaattcaattcaaaaggtgaaacttgtatatta
Encoded proteins:
- the hars gene encoding histidine--tRNA ligase isoform X1; protein product: MNVLAMFCVRACSGLVGFRTATRVRSLHSFPGITVDQIDEEVSKLLQLKARIGGDDGKHQFVLKTAKGTRDYNPKQMAIREKVFNTITGCFKRHGAETIDTPVFELKETLTGKYGEDSKLIYDLKDQGGELLSLRYDLTVPFARYLAMNKITNIKRYHIAKVYRRDNPAMTRGRYREFYQCDFDIAGQYDGMIPDAECLKIVHEILSELDLGDFRIKVNDRRILDGMFAVCGVPDDKFRTICSTVDKLDKMPWEDVRKEMVTEKGLSEEAADRIGEYVSLQGGMELAERLLQDQRMSQSKQACAGLSDIKLLFSYLQLFQVTDKVVFDLSLARGLDYYTGIIYEAVLTQAGVALGSTEAQNGSGAEESVSVGSVAGGGRYDGLVGMFDPKGRKVPCVGVSIGIERIFSIMEQKAEASAQKVRTTEVQVMVASAQKNLLEERLKLLTELWNAGIKAEVMYKKNPKLLSQLQHCEDSGIPLVAILGEQELKDGVVKLRVVATREEVDMSRADLMDEIRRRTSEA
- the hars gene encoding histidine--tRNA ligase isoform X2 yields the protein MEDKAEIQEAIQIQGEVVRKLKSEKASKEQIDEEVSKLLQLKARIGGDDGKHQFVLKTAKGTRDYNPKQMAIREKVFNTITGCFKRHGAETIDTPVFELKETLTGKYGEDSKLIYDLKDQGGELLSLRYDLTVPFARYLAMNKITNIKRYHIAKVYRRDNPAMTRGRYREFYQCDFDIAGQYDGMIPDAECLKIVHEILSELDLGDFRIKVNDRRILDGMFAVCGVPDDKFRTICSTVDKLDKMPWEDVRKEMVTEKGLSEEAADRIGEYVSLQGGMELAERLLQDQRMSQSKQACAGLSDIKLLFSYLQLFQVTDKVVFDLSLARGLDYYTGIIYEAVLTQAGVALGSTEAQNGSGAEESVSVGSVAGGGRYDGLVGMFDPKGRKVPCVGVSIGIERIFSIMEQKAEASAQKVRTTEVQVMVASAQKNLLEERLKLLTELWNAGIKAEVMYKKNPKLLSQLQHCEDSGIPLVAILGEQELKDGVVKLRVVATREEVDMSRADLMDEIRRRTSEA